The proteins below come from a single Caenibius sp. WL genomic window:
- a CDS encoding efflux RND transporter permease subunit produces the protein MSLRNISAWSIRNPIVPSIIFVGLLLAGLVAFMRMDVNDSPDIDFPAVIVTVAQPGAAPTEIVTQITEKVESSVRSISGVDWIESTASEGNSTTIVFFAIGTDVNVAVSEVKNAVDQIRGDLPDGILEPRVTKVDSAGGGPLAYMAVSADDMTMEQLSWFVDDTISRRLLSVEGMAEVARGGGVDREIRVVIDPARMQSLGVTAGQINNALRQVNVDASGGQAEIAGARQSVRVLGNAADARALADTRISLGTGRTIKLSDVAQVYDGYSEQTSIAKLNGRQVVTFGIKRAKGASDVTVYDGAMEKIAQIEKENPGIRITPLFTTIDYTKGQYASSMEAMVEGAILAVIVVFFFLRDWRATIIAAVAIPLSAIPTFWFMDLMGFTLNTFSLLALSLVAGVLVDDAIVEIENIVRHMRMGKSAYQASIDAADEIGLAVVATTFSIVSVFLPVGLMPGVSGQFFKNFGLTVVVAVLISLAVARMITPMFAAYFLKAKGESSHGEGRLMDIYMKVLRWSLDKSGADAYRARHNHSRSLRIRLAAYLRDHRIWMLGTGIAAFVLTIVLLSSIPAQFMPNSNNDSSQVNIEMVPGTTLEQTVAVSDAVVARLKAQPEVKLAVAVIKEGSANIYISLREDRKTTSIEFERRLAPQLQAVPDARVSFATQSMGAGSGRDVTVMLTGSDPVLLQHTAQTLVEQMRTIPEAVAPRIAADLQRPELIIEPHFDLAAQLGVTTGSLSEAIRIATLGEIDRNAAKFSLSDRQVPIRVIMPKASRRDLSTIENLPVPTVTGESVPLKRLATIRFGAGPTQIQRYNQARRVFIGADLASGAVKGPVDKKISQLPIMRNLPNGISTEPVGDAKMEQELVVNFGTAVISGILLVFGVLVLLYKRIVSPLVNMTSLLLAPLGGLLAIVLIGQPLSMAVYIGILMLLGIVAKNSILLIDFAIEEMDRGVPKLEAIIDAGHKRAQPIVMTTVAMTAGMVPTAIALSGDGSVRAPMGTTVIGGLLLSTILTLVIVPAGFSLADSFEKRVGPWLRDRFLTYRPGDKREPGPETAVAE, from the coding sequence ATGAGCTTGCGCAACATCTCCGCCTGGTCGATCCGCAACCCGATCGTTCCGAGCATCATTTTCGTGGGCCTGCTGCTGGCGGGCCTGGTCGCGTTCATGCGCATGGATGTGAACGATTCGCCGGATATCGATTTTCCGGCGGTGATCGTCACCGTGGCGCAGCCGGGTGCGGCGCCGACCGAAATCGTCACCCAGATCACGGAGAAGGTCGAATCTTCCGTCCGTTCGATCAGTGGGGTGGACTGGATCGAATCCACCGCCAGCGAAGGCAATTCGACGACGATCGTGTTCTTCGCCATCGGCACCGACGTCAACGTGGCGGTGAGCGAGGTCAAGAACGCGGTCGACCAGATTCGCGGCGATTTGCCCGACGGCATTCTCGAACCGCGCGTCACCAAGGTGGATTCCGCAGGGGGCGGGCCGCTCGCCTATATGGCGGTCAGCGCCGACGACATGACGATGGAACAGCTGAGCTGGTTCGTCGACGACACGATTTCGCGCCGGTTGCTCTCGGTCGAAGGCATGGCCGAAGTGGCGCGCGGCGGCGGGGTCGACCGTGAAATCCGCGTGGTGATCGATCCCGCGCGGATGCAATCGCTGGGGGTCACGGCGGGGCAGATCAACAATGCGTTGCGCCAAGTCAATGTCGATGCCTCGGGCGGGCAGGCCGAGATCGCGGGCGCGCGCCAGTCGGTGCGGGTGCTGGGCAACGCCGCCGATGCGCGGGCGCTGGCCGATACGCGGATCAGCCTGGGCACCGGGCGCACGATCAAGCTGAGCGATGTCGCCCAAGTCTATGACGGCTATTCCGAGCAGACTTCCATCGCCAAGCTCAACGGGCGGCAGGTCGTCACGTTCGGGATCAAGCGCGCCAAGGGCGCTTCCGATGTCACCGTCTATGACGGGGCGATGGAAAAGATCGCCCAGATCGAAAAGGAAAACCCCGGCATCCGCATCACGCCGCTGTTCACCACGATCGATTACACCAAGGGGCAATACGCCTCCTCGATGGAAGCGATGGTCGAAGGCGCGATTCTGGCGGTGATCGTGGTGTTCTTCTTCCTGCGCGACTGGCGGGCCACGATCATCGCGGCAGTAGCTATCCCGCTCTCGGCGATTCCCACATTCTGGTTCATGGACCTGATGGGGTTCACGCTGAACACGTTCTCGCTTCTCGCGCTCAGCCTCGTGGCCGGGGTGCTGGTCGATGATGCGATCGTCGAGATCGAGAATATCGTGCGCCATATGCGTATGGGCAAAAGCGCCTATCAGGCCTCGATCGATGCGGCGGACGAAATCGGCCTCGCGGTGGTGGCGACGACGTTCTCCATCGTCTCGGTCTTCCTGCCGGTGGGGCTGATGCCGGGCGTTTCGGGCCAGTTCTTCAAGAACTTCGGCCTGACGGTGGTGGTCGCGGTGCTGATCAGCCTTGCCGTCGCCCGCATGATCACGCCGATGTTCGCGGCCTATTTCCTCAAGGCCAAGGGTGAAAGCAGCCACGGCGAAGGCCGGCTGATGGACATCTACATGAAAGTGCTGCGCTGGTCGCTCGACAAGAGCGGGGCCGATGCCTATCGCGCGCGGCATAACCATTCGCGCAGCCTGCGCATCCGCCTGGCGGCCTACTTGCGCGATCACCGCATCTGGATGCTGGGGACGGGGATCGCCGCTTTCGTGCTGACCATCGTCCTGCTGAGTTCGATCCCGGCGCAGTTCATGCCGAATTCGAACAACGATTCGAGCCAGGTCAACATCGAGATGGTCCCCGGGACGACGCTGGAACAGACCGTGGCCGTGTCCGATGCAGTGGTGGCGCGGCTCAAGGCCCAGCCCGAGGTCAAGCTGGCCGTCGCCGTCATCAAGGAAGGCAGCGCAAACATCTACATTTCGCTGCGCGAAGACCGCAAGACCACCAGCATCGAATTTGAACGCCGCCTTGCCCCGCAATTGCAGGCCGTGCCCGATGCGCGCGTCAGCTTCGCGACGCAATCGATGGGGGCGGGCTCCGGCCGCGATGTCACGGTGATGCTCACCGGGTCCGATCCGGTGCTGTTGCAGCATACGGCGCAGACGCTTGTCGAACAGATGCGCACGATTCCCGAAGCGGTCGCCCCGCGCATCGCCGCCGACCTGCAACGGCCCGAACTGATTATCGAACCCCATTTCGATCTTGCCGCGCAACTGGGGGTGACGACCGGCTCGCTGAGCGAGGCGATCCGCATCGCCACGCTGGGCGAGATCGATCGCAACGCGGCCAAGTTCTCGCTTTCGGACCGCCAGGTGCCGATCCGGGTGATCATGCCCAAGGCGTCGCGGCGTGATCTGTCGACCATCGAAAATCTGCCCGTGCCCACGGTGACGGGCGAATCGGTGCCCTTGAAGCGCCTCGCCACCATCCGTTTCGGCGCGGGGCCGACGCAGATCCAGCGGTACAATCAGGCGCGGCGCGTGTTCATCGGCGCCGATCTGGCATCGGGCGCGGTGAAAGGCCCGGTCGACAAGAAGATCAGCCAGTTGCCGATCATGCGCAATCTGCCCAACGGGATAAGCACCGAACCGGTCGGCGACGCCAAGATGGAACAGGAACTGGTGGTCAATTTCGGCACCGCCGTGATCAGCGGTATCCTGCTGGTGTTCGGCGTGCTGGTGCTGCTTTACAAGCGGATCGTCTCGCCGTTGGTGAATATGACTTCGCTGCTGCTGGCGCCGCTGGGCGGCCTGCTGGCCATCGTCCTGATCGGCCAGCCGCTGTCGATGGCGGTCTATATCGGCATTCTGATGCTGCTGGGGATCGTTGCCAAGAACTCGATTCTGCTGATCGATTTCGCGATCGAGGAAATGGATCGCGGCGTGCCCAAGCTGGAGGCGATCATCGATGCCGGGCACAAGCGCGCCCAGCCCATCGTGATGACCACGGTGGCGATGACGGCGGGCATGGTGCCGACGGCGATCGCCCTTTCGGGTGACGGTTCGGTGCGTGCGCCGATGGGCACCACCGTGATCGGCGGCCTGCTGCTGTCCACGATCCTGACGCTGGTGATCGTGCCGGCCGGTTTCAGCTTGGCCGACAGTTTCGAAAAACGTGTCGGCCCGTGGCTGCGCGACCGCTTCCTGACCTATCGCCCCGGTGACAAGCGCGAGCCGGGGCCGGAAACGGCCGTGGCGGAGTAA
- a CDS encoding efflux RND transporter periplasmic adaptor subunit — MNYESSLAAESDGAAPVDDAPPQTAQGVSRRRLFIIGALVLAALLIGALLLREGEGGGAADDADASVPTVSVIVPGMTTINSTIDATGTLAARREMPVGVEGEGGRVVSVPVEPGQWVKRGQILAVIDRSVQNQQIASASAQIAVARADANLAQSNLNRALKLVERGFISKADVDRLTATRDAAVARVNVARAQLGELQARTARLNIVAPEAGLLLTRGVEPGQVVTGGPTVLFSIAKGGELELLAKLSEEDLASVALGQTAAVTPVGSGNSFTGQIWQVSPIIDQQNRQGTARIALAYAPELRPGGFASARIEGRAVAAPMLPESAIQNDERGSFVFVVGKDDKVQRRAVKTGIVTAKGIAVREGLSGSERIVFRAGGFLSPGDKIKPVLVKQTGS; from the coding sequence ATGAACTACGAATCTTCCCTCGCGGCTGAAAGCGATGGCGCGGCGCCCGTGGACGATGCGCCGCCGCAAACCGCGCAGGGCGTGTCCCGGCGCAGGCTGTTCATTATCGGCGCGCTGGTGCTTGCCGCCTTGCTGATCGGGGCCCTGCTGCTGCGTGAAGGGGAAGGCGGCGGCGCGGCCGACGATGCCGACGCCAGCGTGCCCACGGTTTCCGTCATCGTGCCGGGGATGACCACGATCAACAGCACGATCGACGCCACCGGCACTCTTGCCGCGCGGCGTGAAATGCCGGTGGGCGTGGAAGGCGAAGGCGGCCGCGTGGTTTCCGTCCCGGTCGAACCGGGCCAATGGGTGAAGCGGGGGCAGATCCTCGCCGTGATCGACCGTTCGGTGCAGAATCAGCAGATCGCCAGCGCATCGGCGCAGATCGCCGTGGCCCGCGCGGATGCGAATCTCGCCCAGTCCAATCTCAACCGTGCTCTGAAGCTGGTGGAACGCGGCTTCATCTCCAAGGCCGATGTCGACCGGCTGACCGCCACCCGCGATGCGGCCGTGGCGCGGGTCAATGTCGCGCGGGCCCAGCTCGGCGAACTGCAGGCCCGCACCGCACGGCTCAATATCGTCGCGCCGGAGGCGGGGCTCCTGCTTACCCGGGGGGTGGAACCGGGACAGGTCGTCACCGGCGGCCCCACCGTCCTGTTCAGCATCGCCAAGGGCGGGGAACTGGAATTGCTGGCCAAGCTGAGCGAGGAAGATTTGGCGAGCGTCGCCCTGGGGCAGACCGCCGCCGTCACCCCGGTCGGCTCCGGCAATAGCTTCACCGGCCAGATCTGGCAGGTTTCCCCGATTATCGATCAGCAGAACCGCCAGGGCACCGCGCGGATCGCTCTGGCCTATGCGCCGGAACTGCGCCCGGGCGGCTTCGCCTCGGCCCGGATCGAAGGCCGCGCCGTGGCCGCGCCGATGTTGCCTGAATCCGCGATTCAGAACGACGAACGCGGCAGCTTCGTCTTCGTCGTCGGCAAGGACGACAAAGTGCAGCGCCGCGCCGTGAAGACCGGGATCGTCACCGCCAAGGGCATCGCGGTGCGTGAAGGGTTGAGCGGAAGCGAGAGGATCGTGTTCCGCGCGGGCGGCTTCCTGTCGCCGGGGGACAAGATCAAGCCGGTTCTGGTCAAGCAGACGGGTAGCTGA
- a CDS encoding GlsB/YeaQ/YmgE family stress response membrane protein: MGWIIALIVGGVAGWLASLLMNRDGSMGIVWNIIVGCVGSVIGNALAGPLLGIQGTVQSFSLTGLLIAIVGAVVLLAIVNLIQRGRVR, from the coding sequence ATGGGTTGGATTATTGCGCTTATTGTTGGTGGTGTCGCTGGCTGGCTTGCAAGTCTGCTGATGAACCGGGACGGCTCGATGGGCATTGTCTGGAACATCATCGTCGGGTGTGTCGGCTCTGTTATCGGCAATGCACTGGCCGGCCCGTTGCTGGGCATACAAGGCACCGTGCAATCCTTTTCGTTGACTGGTTTGCTGATCGCGATTGTCGGCGCTGTCGTGCTGCTTGCGATCGTCAATCTGATCCAGCGCGGGCGGGTTCGTTAA
- a CDS encoding DUF1153 domain-containing protein: MIENQKIRPAQVIGPLGEPLTLASLPPPNTRRWVVRRKAEVVAAVNGGLLTIDEVLERYDLTLEEFASWQRAIDRSGMQGLRVTRIQHYRDLYERQLKY; this comes from the coding sequence ATGATTGAGAATCAGAAAATCCGCCCGGCGCAGGTCATCGGTCCGCTCGGCGAGCCCTTGACGCTGGCATCGCTTCCGCCGCCAAACACGCGCCGTTGGGTCGTGCGGCGCAAAGCGGAAGTGGTGGCAGCCGTGAACGGTGGATTGTTGACCATTGACGAAGTGCTGGAACGGTATGACCTGACCTTGGAAGAATTCGCCTCGTGGCAACGGGCGATCGATCGTTCCGGGATGCAGGGGCTGCGTGTCACGCGCATCCAACATTATCGCGACCTTTACGAACGGCAGTTGAAATACTGA
- the mnmA gene encoding tRNA 2-thiouridine(34) synthase MnmA, giving the protein MTPVRDLALDFDPASLFDLPRPAPQCRIVVAMSGGVDSSVVAALAAASGAEVIGITLQLYDYGAATGRKGACCAGDDIRDARSVADRLGIGHYVFDHESSFREDVVERFADDYLAGRTPIPCIRCNMGPKFTDLLAMARDLGADCLATGHYVRRVLGPAGPELHRALDPARDQSYFLYGTTEAQLDFLRFPLGGLPKPQVRAIAESAGLRVAAKPDSQDICFVPDGDYTKIVRSIRPEGARAGAIVHAETGAVLGQHAGVIHYTVGQRRGLEIGGQAEPLYVVALDADRAEVLVGPRRMLAVGAARVIETNRIGPMPATADAPLLAKVRSLAKPVPVTLEGPLGDDAAVTIRFAEPEYGVAPGQAAVLYLGDRVIGGGWIDGTEPA; this is encoded by the coding sequence ATGACCCCAGTCCGCGATCTTGCCCTGGATTTCGATCCGGCCAGCCTGTTCGATCTGCCGCGCCCCGCGCCGCAATGCCGCATCGTGGTGGCCATGTCCGGCGGGGTGGACAGTTCGGTGGTGGCCGCGCTCGCCGCGGCGAGCGGGGCCGAAGTGATTGGTATCACGCTGCAACTCTATGATTATGGCGCGGCCACCGGGCGCAAGGGCGCCTGCTGCGCGGGCGACGATATCCGCGATGCCCGGTCCGTCGCCGACCGGCTGGGCATCGGCCATTACGTGTTCGATCACGAATCGTCCTTCCGGGAAGACGTGGTGGAACGTTTTGCCGACGATTATCTCGCCGGGCGTACGCCGATTCCCTGCATCCGCTGCAACATGGGGCCGAAATTCACCGATCTGCTGGCCATGGCGCGCGATCTCGGCGCCGATTGCCTGGCGACGGGGCACTACGTCCGCCGCGTCCTCGGCCCCGCCGGGCCGGAATTGCACCGCGCGCTCGATCCCGCGCGCGATCAGAGCTATTTCCTCTACGGTACGACCGAGGCCCAGCTCGATTTCCTGCGCTTCCCGCTGGGCGGCCTGCCCAAGCCGCAGGTGCGCGCCATTGCCGAAAGCGCGGGCCTGCGCGTGGCGGCCAAGCCCGACAGCCAGGATATCTGCTTCGTCCCCGATGGCGATTATACCAAGATCGTCCGCAGCATCCGCCCCGAAGGCGCGCGCGCCGGGGCCATCGTCCATGCCGAAACGGGGGCGGTGCTGGGCCAGCATGCGGGCGTCATCCATTATACCGTGGGGCAGCGGCGCGGGCTTGAAATCGGCGGGCAGGCCGAACCGCTCTATGTCGTCGCGCTCGACGCGGATCGGGCTGAAGTGCTGGTCGGCCCCCGGCGGATGCTGGCGGTCGGCGCGGCGCGGGTGATCGAAACCAACCGCATCGGCCCCATGCCCGCAACCGCTGACGCACCGCTGCTGGCGAAAGTGCGTTCGCTGGCCAAGCCGGTTCCGGTCACGCTGGAAGGCCCGCTGGGCGATGACGCGGCGGTGACGATCCGCTTCGCCGAACCCGAATACGGCGTTGCGCCGGGACAGGCGGCCGTGCTCTACTTGGGCGACCGGGTGATCGGCGGCGGCTGGATCGACGGGACCGAACCCGCCTGA
- a CDS encoding serine hydrolase, with translation MPRRLPLIASFALLPALASCGSDGAPQAPEPPSAAAMAAVVKDPGAPREQLARAVDTLFTDEGIGETRALLVYYRGEIVAERYAEGYGPKTMFLGWSLSKTVTAVAIGILVAEGKLRLDESAPVAHWQRPGDARGDITLRQLLQMRSGLRHTESADPPYRADTVRVLFMDGRDDMAAEAEAQPLEAEPGRKFEYSTNSSIILSDIIARVLTPRRDAESRQAAVRRFMHDRLYGPVGLSSMTAEYDAAGTMIGGAMIHATARDWGRFGEFLRHSGSVKGAQVVPRGWIAFMRRPSPRAPDYGAGLWLNRNSGGERRVLFPGQGSANLFGMAGHHGQYVLVSPEQKLTIVRFGRTSDADTRKLMDDLSRIAAIYPAD, from the coding sequence ATGCCGCGCCGCCTCCCCCTTATCGCCTCGTTCGCCCTGCTGCCAGCCCTGGCGAGTTGCGGCAGCGACGGCGCGCCTCAAGCTCCCGAACCGCCCAGCGCGGCAGCGATGGCGGCGGTGGTGAAAGACCCCGGCGCCCCGCGCGAACAGCTCGCCCGCGCGGTCGATACCTTGTTCACCGACGAGGGAATCGGCGAAACCCGCGCGCTGCTGGTCTATTATCGCGGGGAGATCGTGGCCGAACGCTACGCCGAAGGGTACGGGCCCAAGACCATGTTCCTCGGCTGGTCGCTGTCCAAGACGGTGACGGCGGTGGCCATCGGCATTCTCGTAGCCGAAGGCAAGCTGCGGCTCGACGAATCGGCCCCGGTGGCGCACTGGCAGCGCCCCGGCGATGCGCGCGGGGATATCACGCTGCGGCAACTGCTGCAGATGCGCTCCGGCCTGCGTCACACCGAAAGCGCCGATCCGCCCTATCGCGCGGACACGGTGCGCGTGCTGTTCATGGACGGGCGGGACGACATGGCCGCCGAAGCCGAAGCGCAACCGCTGGAAGCCGAACCGGGCCGCAAATTCGAATATTCGACCAACAGCAGCATCATTCTGTCGGATATCATCGCCCGCGTGCTGACTCCGCGCCGGGATGCCGAAAGCCGCCAGGCGGCGGTGCGCCGGTTCATGCACGACCGTCTCTATGGCCCGGTCGGCCTGTCGTCGATGACCGCCGAATACGACGCGGCCGGCACGATGATCGGCGGCGCGATGATCCACGCCACCGCGCGCGACTGGGGCAGGTTCGGCGAATTCCTCCGCCATAGCGGCTCGGTCAAAGGCGCACAGGTGGTCCCGCGCGGCTGGATCGCTTTCATGCGCCGCCCTTCCCCCCGCGCGCCCGATTATGGCGCGGGGCTGTGGCTCAATCGCAATTCCGGGGGCGAACGGCGCGTGCTGTTCCCCGGGCAGGGATCGGCAAACCTGTTCGGCATGGCGGGGCACCACGGCCAGTATGTGCTGGTTTCCCCCGAACAGAAGCTGACCATCGTCCGCTTCGGTCGCACCAGCGATGCCGACACGCGCAAGCTGATGGACGATCTTTCGCGCATCGCCGCGATCTATCCGGCGGATTAG